One Methylosinus sp. C49 DNA segment encodes these proteins:
- a CDS encoding SDR family oxidoreductase: MAEHWFISGANRGIGHGLAMLLADRGDDVDASVRSEEARERLQKDVARHRARFSIHVFDQRDEAGIRAAARELAGPLDVLVCNAGAYGPQTQSTLDMDFPGALDLFDVNTLGPLRLVQAFLPLMLRADNPRIALMSSGLGSMAMEGSTNIAYRAAKAALNKIAQGLAHDLKREKVTVVALSPGWVRTDMGGKNADLSVEESASGILKTLDALTLADTGRFLDYRGRDVPW; the protein is encoded by the coding sequence ATGGCGGAGCATTGGTTTATTTCGGGCGCCAATAGGGGCATCGGCCATGGGCTGGCGATGCTGCTCGCGGACCGCGGCGACGATGTCGACGCCTCCGTGCGCAGCGAGGAAGCGCGCGAGCGGCTGCAGAAAGATGTGGCGCGCCATCGCGCGCGCTTCTCGATTCATGTCTTCGACCAGCGCGACGAGGCCGGGATTCGCGCCGCCGCGCGCGAGCTGGCGGGGCCGCTCGACGTCCTCGTCTGCAACGCCGGCGCATATGGGCCGCAGACGCAATCGACATTGGACATGGATTTTCCCGGCGCGCTCGATCTCTTCGACGTCAATACGCTGGGGCCGTTGCGGCTCGTCCAGGCCTTTTTGCCGCTGATGCTGCGCGCCGACAATCCGCGCATCGCGCTGATGTCGAGCGGGCTCGGCTCCATGGCGATGGAGGGCTCCACCAATATCGCCTATCGCGCCGCCAAAGCGGCGCTGAACAAGATCGCCCAAGGCCTCGCCCATGATCTGAAGCGCGAGAAGGTCACGGTCGTCGCGCTCAGTCCCGGCTGGGTGCGCACCGATATGGGCGGGAAAAACGCCGATCTCTCCGTAGAGGAGAGCGCGAGCGGAATCCTGAAGACGCTGGACGCGCTGACCCTGGCGGACACCGGCCGCTTTCTCGATTATCGCGGCCGCGACGTTCCTTGGTAG
- a CDS encoding GNAT family N-acetyltransferase produces MATTPFWINRSAFLGSLPGPSRAAEQSAAGREGVMTNGSLETEALDVERMSERVRDWAELVSRAIEPNGFLEPGFALPAARHFPAKSRPLFVTVWRRAGVQGARRLVALFPIVAPGFSLGAATARGWLHKQAALATPLLDRECAEEAAAALLDWFAGNRSGAGAVLIPMTPMSGPVFAAFTRAARATGRDWRVLDRHERAALLAGGDPEEVWTRMSSRKALSEMRRRRRRLEEAGELKRVVYSTPAEIPRATEDFLALEASGWKAERGALLGHPSLATFVRSATRLLAREGKIRIHSLELAGKPIAMGVVIESGARSYFWKIAYDESLRAQAPGVQLVYAITEMQSERADMAITDSCAIPGHYMIERCWPDRLVVCDLMVQAKTDGVTQFAEAHAKEVWRRRLRETAKRLYHRVLSRKR; encoded by the coding sequence ATGGCCACCACGCCATTTTGGATCAATAGGTCGGCGTTTCTGGGCAGCCTTCCCGGCCCTTCGAGAGCCGCAGAGCAGAGCGCGGCCGGCCGCGAAGGCGTCATGACGAACGGATCGCTGGAGACGGAGGCGCTCGACGTCGAGCGGATGAGCGAGCGCGTCCGCGATTGGGCCGAGCTCGTGTCGCGCGCCATCGAGCCCAATGGATTTCTGGAGCCCGGCTTCGCTTTGCCGGCGGCGCGGCATTTTCCGGCGAAATCGCGTCCGCTCTTCGTCACCGTCTGGCGGCGGGCGGGCGTTCAGGGCGCGCGGCGGCTGGTCGCGCTGTTTCCCATCGTCGCGCCCGGCTTCTCGCTCGGCGCGGCGACGGCGCGCGGCTGGCTGCACAAGCAGGCCGCGCTGGCGACGCCGCTGCTCGATCGCGAATGCGCGGAGGAGGCGGCCGCCGCCCTTCTCGACTGGTTCGCCGGCAATCGCTCCGGCGCGGGCGCCGTGCTCATTCCCATGACGCCGATGAGCGGGCCGGTCTTCGCCGCCTTCACCCGCGCCGCGCGCGCCACCGGGCGCGACTGGCGCGTGCTCGATCGGCATGAGCGCGCCGCTCTGCTCGCCGGCGGCGATCCCGAGGAGGTGTGGACGCGCATGTCCTCGCGCAAGGCGCTGAGCGAGATGCGCCGCCGCCGCCGCCGCCTCGAGGAGGCCGGCGAGCTGAAGCGCGTCGTCTATTCGACGCCGGCCGAGATTCCCCGCGCGACGGAGGATTTTCTGGCGCTCGAGGCCAGCGGCTGGAAGGCGGAGCGGGGCGCGCTGCTCGGCCATCCCTCGCTCGCCACTTTCGTGCGCAGCGCGACCCGTCTGCTGGCGCGTGAGGGCAAGATTCGCATTCACAGCCTCGAGCTCGCCGGCAAGCCGATCGCCATGGGCGTTGTCATCGAGAGCGGCGCGCGCTCCTATTTCTGGAAGATCGCCTATGACGAGAGCCTGCGCGCCCAGGCCCCGGGCGTGCAGCTCGTCTACGCCATCACCGAAATGCAATCGGAGCGCGCCGATATGGCGATCACCGATTCCTGCGCCATTCCCGGCCACTATATGATCGAGCGCTGCTGGCCCGATCGTCTCGTCGTCTGCGATCTGATGGTGCAGGCGAAGACCGACGGCGTCACGCAATTCGCCGAGGCGCACGCCAAGGAAGTCTGGCGGCGGCGTCTGCGCGAGACGGCGAAGCGGCTCTATCACCGCGTGCTGAGCCGCAAGCGGTGA
- a CDS encoding transporter substrate-binding protein, with product MADSSAGKLPCAFLLAATLAACFTPVALGWAGGDPLLCWIAAALAAFAAASAIERRLSAQIVALEKIAAGDRYAPFPPASGRSAARLRGVAEELRRALIAADAFAVAERSRAAEQSIREAGRAFFMQRLRQIAEETEDALAVADAGARSAAGDCAACNGDMLRGLSDAAAAAATAAQNVDGLALAARDAIIGLVARSSRQVTASRMAADRSAADLARAEDIVRGLAAAAGRIGAVSKLIQSIAGQTSLLALNATIEAARAGESGRGFAVVASEVKTLANQTARAAAEIETQIDSIRYAVEDTVGAIAEVSTSVEAVAGVNRDLADTLSREAAELEDIGARASLVARGVGEALPDVGGAVARAHSGGRSALAAAQTMLGSSKSLVCAVDRYFADLDNGAIRIGILHSLSGTMTSSERPLQELLTMLVERCNAQGGLLGRPLEAVILDPRSDPALYAEQARLLLEERGVAAIFGCWTSASRKAVLPVVEKAKGLLFYPSQYEGEERSPNIVYAGGTPSQTAIPAVDFLKGLGARRFLLIGNDDVYPRVTNAILRAYLVAHGADASDIAEIYAPPGLEDWRAIARDARRFAARSGAAIVSTVSGDANLRFFGALGDVAFAPTLSLSIGEAELPALAHCDIDGLYVAWNYLQSIDCPENRSFVAQWRRYKNESDATTNDAMEASYLGFELWRAAVVAAGSVDVAAVRRALPLHALRAPSGFSLRLDAETQHLHKPAFIGRVARGGIAPVFVGEGLIAPQPWSPWLTKNRAGKARAA from the coding sequence ATGGCGGACAGCTCGGCCGGGAAACTTCCCTGCGCCTTTCTCCTCGCGGCGACTCTCGCCGCTTGCTTCACGCCCGTCGCCCTCGGCTGGGCCGGCGGCGACCCGCTGCTCTGCTGGATCGCAGCGGCGCTCGCTGCTTTCGCGGCGGCGAGCGCGATCGAGCGCCGCCTCTCGGCGCAGATCGTCGCCTTGGAGAAGATCGCCGCGGGCGATCGCTACGCGCCTTTTCCGCCCGCGAGCGGACGTTCGGCGGCGCGGCTCCGCGGCGTCGCGGAGGAGCTGCGTCGCGCTCTGATCGCCGCCGACGCTTTCGCCGTCGCCGAGCGCAGCCGCGCGGCCGAGCAGTCGATTCGCGAGGCCGGCCGCGCCTTTTTCATGCAGCGGCTGCGCCAGATCGCGGAGGAGACCGAAGATGCGCTCGCCGTCGCCGACGCCGGCGCGCGATCGGCGGCGGGCGACTGCGCCGCCTGCAATGGCGACATGCTCCGCGGTCTCTCCGACGCGGCCGCCGCCGCGGCCACGGCGGCGCAGAATGTCGATGGACTGGCGCTGGCGGCGCGGGACGCCATCATCGGCCTCGTGGCGCGCTCCTCGCGCCAGGTGACGGCGTCGCGCATGGCGGCCGATCGCAGCGCGGCCGATCTCGCGCGCGCGGAAGACATCGTGCGCGGCCTCGCCGCCGCCGCCGGCCGCATCGGCGCGGTGAGCAAGCTCATTCAGTCGATCGCCGGCCAGACCTCGCTGCTCGCGCTCAATGCGACCATAGAGGCGGCGCGCGCCGGCGAGAGCGGGCGCGGCTTCGCCGTGGTGGCGAGCGAGGTGAAGACGCTCGCCAATCAGACCGCGCGCGCCGCCGCCGAAATAGAGACGCAGATCGACTCCATACGTTACGCGGTGGAGGACACGGTCGGCGCCATCGCCGAAGTGTCGACGAGCGTCGAGGCGGTCGCCGGCGTCAATCGCGACCTCGCCGACACTCTGAGCCGGGAGGCGGCCGAGCTCGAAGACATAGGGGCGCGCGCATCCCTCGTCGCCCGCGGCGTCGGCGAGGCGCTGCCGGATGTCGGCGGCGCCGTGGCGCGGGCGCATTCCGGCGGCCGCTCGGCGCTCGCCGCCGCGCAGACGATGCTCGGCAGCTCGAAGAGCCTCGTTTGCGCCGTCGATCGCTATTTCGCCGATCTCGACAATGGCGCGATCCGCATCGGCATATTGCATTCGCTCTCCGGCACGATGACGAGCAGCGAGCGGCCGCTGCAGGAGCTGCTGACGATGCTGGTCGAGCGCTGCAATGCGCAGGGCGGCCTCCTCGGACGCCCGCTCGAGGCGGTGATCCTCGATCCGCGCTCCGATCCCGCCCTCTACGCCGAGCAGGCGCGCCTTCTCTTGGAGGAGCGCGGCGTCGCGGCTATCTTCGGATGCTGGACCTCCGCCTCGCGCAAAGCCGTGCTTCCGGTGGTCGAAAAGGCCAAGGGCCTGCTCTTCTATCCGAGCCAATATGAGGGCGAGGAGCGCTCGCCCAATATCGTCTATGCCGGCGGCACGCCGAGCCAGACGGCGATCCCCGCCGTGGATTTTCTTAAAGGTCTCGGCGCGCGGCGCTTTCTGCTCATCGGCAATGACGACGTCTATCCGCGCGTCACCAACGCCATTCTGCGCGCCTATCTCGTCGCCCATGGCGCGGACGCGTCCGATATCGCCGAAATCTATGCGCCGCCCGGCCTCGAGGATTGGCGCGCCATCGCCAGGGACGCGCGTCGCTTCGCCGCCCGGTCCGGCGCGGCGATCGTCTCGACGGTGAGCGGCGACGCCAATCTGCGCTTTTTCGGCGCGCTCGGCGACGTCGCCTTCGCGCCGACCTTGTCGCTGTCGATCGGCGAGGCGGAGCTGCCGGCGCTCGCGCATTGCGATATCGACGGGCTCTATGTCGCATGGAACTACCTCCAGTCGATCGACTGCCCGGAGAACCGTAGCTTCGTCGCGCAATGGCGGCGCTATAAGAACGAGTCCGACGCCACGACCAATGACGCGATGGAGGCGAGCTATCTCGGCTTCGAGCTATGGCGCGCGGCGGTCGTCGCTGCGGGCTCCGTCGATGTCGCGGCGGTGCGTCGCGCGCTGCCGCTGCATGCGCTCCGCGCGCCGAGCGGCTTCTCCCTGAGGCTGGACGCCGAGACGCAGCATTTGCACAAGCCGGCTTTCATCGGCCGCGTCGCGCGTGGAGGCATCGCTCCGGTCTTCGTCGGGGAGGGGCTGATCGCGCCGCAGCCCTGGAGCCCTTGGCTCACCAAGAACCGCGCCGGAAAGGCGCGCGCTGCGTGA
- a CDS encoding DUF72 domain-containing protein yields the protein MIRVGIGGWSFAPWRGLFYPQTLPVGEELAFASRHVTAIEINATFYRTQSRASFVKWREATPDDFVFAVKAHRAAVNARALSETGETIEHFLASGVTELSDKLGPILWQLPPYRRFHAEELAAFLKLLPKKRGALRLRHALEVRHPSFLDEKFIALLRAENIAAVFVDSADDPAIADATADFVYARLKHARDDRVIGYPAEELDLWARRAREWERGATPADLPHLAAPATKNARDVFVFVINGAKRRAPAAAQALIARLRA from the coding sequence ATGATCCGCGTCGGCATAGGGGGATGGAGCTTCGCGCCCTGGCGCGGGCTGTTCTATCCGCAGACGCTGCCTGTCGGCGAGGAGCTCGCTTTCGCGAGCCGCCATGTGACGGCGATCGAGATCAACGCCACATTCTATCGCACGCAATCTCGCGCGAGCTTCGTGAAATGGCGCGAGGCGACGCCCGATGATTTCGTCTTCGCGGTCAAGGCGCATCGCGCCGCCGTCAACGCCCGCGCTTTGTCGGAGACGGGCGAGACGATCGAGCATTTCCTCGCGAGCGGCGTGACGGAGCTTTCCGACAAGCTCGGCCCCATCCTCTGGCAGCTGCCGCCCTATAGGCGCTTTCACGCCGAGGAGCTCGCCGCCTTTTTGAAGCTGCTGCCAAAAAAGCGCGGCGCGCTTCGCCTGCGTCATGCGCTCGAGGTTCGCCACCCATCTTTTCTCGACGAGAAATTCATCGCTCTGCTACGCGCGGAAAATATCGCCGCGGTCTTCGTCGATTCCGCCGATGATCCTGCGATTGCCGACGCCACCGCCGATTTCGTCTATGCGCGGCTCAAACATGCGCGCGACGATCGCGTCATCGGCTATCCGGCGGAAGAGCTGGATCTCTGGGCGCGGCGCGCGCGCGAATGGGAGAGGGGCGCAACGCCCGCCGATCTTCCGCATCTCGCCGCGCCGGCGACGAAGAACGCGCGCGATGTTTTCGTCTTCGTGATCAATGGCGCCAAGCGGCGCGCGCCGGCCGCGGCGCAGGCGCTCATTGCGCGGCTTCGGGCTTGA
- a CDS encoding HU family DNA-binding protein yields the protein MAKAKSEKPAAVKKAKKPEAAAIRPVKESLTKSALINLLAEQNELPRKTAAAVYATLEEVFLGSVHPRGVGEFTLPGLLKVSLRKVPARKAGTLVRNPATGEMVKAAAKPASVRVKIRALSKLKTAATP from the coding sequence ATGGCCAAGGCGAAGAGCGAGAAGCCTGCGGCGGTCAAGAAGGCCAAGAAACCCGAAGCCGCCGCGATTCGTCCGGTGAAGGAGAGCTTGACCAAGTCGGCCCTGATCAATCTGCTCGCCGAGCAGAACGAGCTTCCGCGCAAGACCGCCGCTGCGGTCTACGCCACGCTCGAGGAGGTGTTCCTCGGCTCCGTGCATCCGCGCGGCGTCGGCGAGTTCACCCTGCCCGGCCTGCTGAAAGTATCGCTGCGCAAGGTTCCGGCGCGTAAGGCCGGCACTCTGGTGCGCAATCCCGCCACGGGCGAGATGGTGAAGGCCGCCGCCAAGCCGGCGAGCGTGCGCGTGAAAATCCGCGCCCTCTCCAAGCTGAAGACCGCCGCCACGCCCTGA
- a CDS encoding M48 family metallopeptidase — protein MSAEPQPEALDDEAVIFFDGWSSRKRRVALRFGASLEIVQNGATLASWPYDDIRRIDSPIFALRRETAAAGELARLELHDPRLHNEIIARCPYLAGKTRPGANRAIVYWSLAATTSFVALIWFGIPFAADRIAPLVPHSFERRIGEAAEAQLRSVFSAEPCGGEKGARALTRLSERLQSAAALEEPARIEALRSAIPNALALPGGKIYVFSGLLTRAKTPDEVAGVVAHEIGHLKHRDSMRKLIATGGTSYLIGLLFGDVTGAGALVFASKALIGAAHSREAEAQADAFAADLMARLGRPAKPLGDLLTRISGAENSAFGLLHDHPLTADRLAALAAADRGERGPPLLDDENWAALKAICKKDDVKPEAAQ, from the coding sequence ATGAGCGCGGAGCCGCAGCCGGAAGCTCTCGACGACGAGGCCGTGATCTTCTTCGACGGCTGGAGCAGCCGCAAGCGGCGCGTCGCTCTGCGCTTCGGCGCGTCGTTGGAGATCGTCCAGAATGGCGCGACGCTCGCCTCCTGGCCCTATGACGATATTCGCCGCATCGACTCGCCGATCTTCGCGCTGCGGCGCGAGACGGCGGCGGCGGGCGAGCTGGCGCGCCTCGAATTGCACGATCCGCGCCTCCACAATGAGATCATCGCGCGCTGCCCCTATCTCGCCGGCAAGACGCGGCCCGGCGCGAATCGCGCGATCGTCTATTGGTCGCTGGCCGCGACGACGAGCTTCGTCGCGCTGATCTGGTTCGGCATTCCCTTCGCGGCCGATCGTATCGCGCCGCTCGTGCCTCATTCCTTCGAGCGGCGGATCGGCGAGGCCGCGGAGGCGCAATTGCGCAGCGTCTTTTCCGCCGAGCCTTGCGGCGGCGAGAAAGGCGCGAGAGCGCTGACGCGATTGTCCGAGCGGTTGCAATCCGCCGCCGCGCTGGAAGAGCCGGCGCGCATAGAAGCGCTGCGATCCGCCATTCCCAATGCGCTCGCTCTGCCCGGCGGCAAGATCTATGTGTTCTCGGGACTGCTGACCCGCGCTAAGACGCCGGACGAAGTGGCCGGCGTCGTCGCCCATGAGATCGGCCATCTCAAACATCGCGACTCCATGCGCAAGCTCATCGCCACGGGCGGAACCTCCTATCTCATCGGCCTGCTGTTCGGCGATGTGACCGGCGCCGGCGCGCTGGTCTTCGCCAGCAAGGCGCTGATCGGCGCCGCCCATTCGCGCGAGGCGGAAGCGCAGGCCGACGCATTCGCCGCCGATCTGATGGCCCGGCTCGGCCGCCCGGCCAAGCCGCTCGGCGATCTGCTGACGCGCATCTCCGGCGCGGAGAATAGCGCCTTCGGCCTGCTGCACGATCATCCGCTGACCGCCGATCGGCTCGCGGCGCTCGCCGCGGCAGACAGAGGCGAGCGCGGGCCGCCGCTGCTCGACGACGAAAATTGGGCGGCGCTGAAGGCGATCTGCAAGAAGGACGACGTCAAGCCCGAAGCCGCGCAATGA
- the fae gene encoding formaldehyde-activating enzyme, with protein MSEIWLATGEATVLAADGQFTDAMPEVMIGSVKGPVGTAFASMTGQVAGHPRMFVIRDLNQQVRPATMMTTKMTVRSNDYVELLGGVVQAATGDAIVDAVSEGIIPKDQVDDLVMIIMIWLDPRCATDPNLDRRDLYRTNYEATKLAISRALKGEPTIDELIANRKTVTHYALEGVFDE; from the coding sequence ATGAGCGAGATCTGGCTGGCCACGGGCGAAGCGACGGTTCTGGCGGCGGACGGGCAATTTACCGACGCCATGCCGGAAGTCATGATCGGCAGCGTCAAAGGCCCGGTGGGGACGGCTTTCGCCTCGATGACGGGACAGGTCGCGGGCCATCCGCGCATGTTCGTCATTCGCGACCTCAATCAGCAGGTGCGCCCCGCCACCATGATGACGACCAAGATGACGGTGCGCTCCAATGACTACGTCGAACTGCTCGGCGGCGTCGTGCAGGCGGCGACTGGCGACGCCATCGTCGATGCGGTTTCGGAAGGAATCATTCCGAAAGATCAGGTCGATGATCTCGTCATGATCATCATGATCTGGCTCGATCCGCGTTGCGCGACCGATCCCAATCTCGATCGGCGCGATCTCTATCGCACCAATTACGAGGCGACGAAGCTGGCGATTTCCCGCGCTCTGAAGGGCGAGCCGACGATCGACGAGCTCATCGCCAATCGCAAGACAGTGACGCATTATGCGCTGGAGGGCGTGTTCGACGAGTGA
- a CDS encoding alpha/beta hydrolase — MSRFSKRVRFSSFALCLALATGGCGGRPHGVLTPQPQTAGTNRVELLVATTRSDRGAEPGDLFTGERGKGLAFADIAISIPPDGARQIGEVQWPDSLPGDPTREFVTLRADLLGQQEAARRFDARIVKTPKRQALVFVHGFNTLFAEAVYRLAQIVHDSGTSALPVLFTWPSRGKLLDYGYDHESASYSRDALEHVLHMLAKDPSVGEISILAHSMGNWVTLEALRQMAIRDRGLPSKIKNVMLAAPDVDYDVFTRQIAEIDEHRAIFTLFVSREDEALAASRHVWGDKVRLGGIDPAREPFKDALAERRFTVVDLSTVKSADPLGHGTFAQSPEIVRSIGARLAQGQTLADNQNGVGERLGQVATGAASTVGTAASVAVSTPFAIVDPRTRENLGDQLQRLGEQMNDTASAGADVVSRPLH; from the coding sequence ATGAGCCGCTTTTCGAAACGCGTTCGTTTTTCGTCGTTCGCCCTCTGCCTCGCCCTCGCGACGGGCGGCTGCGGCGGACGTCCCCATGGCGTGCTGACGCCGCAGCCGCAGACCGCGGGAACGAATCGCGTCGAATTGCTGGTCGCCACGACGCGCAGCGATCGCGGCGCGGAGCCGGGAGATCTCTTCACCGGCGAGCGCGGCAAGGGCCTCGCCTTCGCCGATATCGCCATCTCCATTCCGCCGGACGGCGCGCGCCAGATCGGCGAAGTGCAATGGCCGGATTCTCTGCCGGGCGATCCCACGCGCGAGTTCGTCACGCTGCGCGCCGATCTGCTCGGCCAGCAGGAGGCGGCGCGCCGCTTCGACGCGCGCATCGTCAAGACGCCCAAGCGTCAGGCGCTGGTCTTCGTCCACGGCTTCAACACGCTCTTCGCCGAGGCGGTCTATCGCCTCGCGCAGATCGTCCATGATTCCGGCACGAGCGCGCTGCCGGTGCTGTTCACCTGGCCCTCGCGCGGCAAGCTGCTCGACTATGGCTATGACCATGAGAGCGCGAGCTATTCCCGCGACGCGCTGGAGCATGTGCTGCATATGCTCGCCAAGGACCCGTCCGTCGGCGAGATCTCGATATTGGCGCATTCCATGGGCAATTGGGTGACGCTGGAGGCGCTGCGCCAAATGGCAATCCGCGACCGCGGCCTCCCATCCAAGATCAAAAATGTGATGCTCGCCGCGCCCGACGTCGATTACGACGTGTTCACGCGGCAGATCGCCGAGATCGACGAGCATCGCGCCATCTTCACCCTCTTCGTCTCGCGCGAGGACGAGGCGCTGGCCGCCTCCCGCCATGTATGGGGCGACAAGGTGCGGCTCGGCGGCATCGATCCTGCGCGCGAGCCGTTCAAGGACGCTCTGGCGGAGCGGCGCTTCACCGTCGTCGATCTCTCGACGGTGAAATCCGCCGACCCGCTCGGCCATGGCACATTCGCGCAATCGCCGGAGATCGTGCGCTCCATCGGCGCGCGGCTGGCGCAGGGCCAGACGCTCGCCGACAATCAGAATGGCGTGGGCGAGCGCCTCGGCCAAGTGGCGACCGGCGCGGCCTCGACCGTGGGAACGGCGGCGAGCGTCGCCGTCTCGACGCCCTTCGCCATCGTCGATCCGCGCACCCGCGAAAATCTCGGCGATCAGCTGCAGCGTCTCGGCGAGCAGATGAACGACACCGCCTCGGCCGGCGCCGATGTGGTCTCACGCCCGCTGCATTGA
- a CDS encoding DUF898 family protein, whose protein sequence is MSDISFADEHVAARSPSEAAPVPVLFTGDNGAFRRLVTRGALLELVTAGFYRFWLATNMRRYLWSSTVIGGDALEYVGTARELLFGFFFALAILAPVYIAYIVVGFEAERQKAFASLPLGLFFAAFGQFAIYRARRYRLNRSAWRGLRFGMGGSGLAYMFRAIGWGLLIALTLGLALPWAEAALERYKMRNTYYGALEGDFVGRGGDFFKRGWWIWAVSLAYPMLLYVLARSSERPGVPAGDGSGRTMVNNSSATGLLIILGVVVAFLLYPSLYAAFKGAQWRWWIDGLRLGGIRLESKLDTTRLLTNYYALFAIVVGLTIVAIVLVIVAAKMTGFQGAVTPGRQFPIGTMTAWIGVYVATFLAIGVASRIFLTQRVWKLVASSVVVHDLAEAEDVAMHASVTPSAIGEGFADSLDVVGF, encoded by the coding sequence ATGAGCGACATTTCCTTCGCGGACGAGCACGTCGCCGCGCGATCTCCTTCCGAGGCGGCGCCGGTCCCGGTCCTCTTCACCGGCGACAATGGGGCGTTTCGCCGTCTGGTCACGCGCGGCGCGCTGCTGGAGCTGGTGACGGCCGGCTTCTATCGCTTCTGGCTCGCAACCAATATGCGCCGCTATCTCTGGTCGAGCACGGTCATCGGCGGCGATGCGCTGGAATATGTCGGCACGGCGCGCGAGCTATTGTTCGGCTTCTTCTTCGCGCTCGCCATTCTCGCGCCCGTCTATATCGCCTATATCGTCGTCGGCTTCGAGGCGGAGCGGCAAAAGGCCTTCGCCTCGCTGCCGCTGGGCCTGTTCTTCGCCGCCTTCGGCCAGTTCGCCATCTATCGCGCGCGGCGCTATCGGCTCAACCGCAGCGCCTGGCGCGGCCTGCGTTTCGGCATGGGCGGCTCCGGCCTCGCCTATATGTTCCGCGCCATCGGCTGGGGACTGCTGATCGCGCTCACGCTCGGCCTCGCCCTGCCCTGGGCGGAGGCGGCGCTCGAGCGCTATAAGATGCGCAACACCTATTATGGCGCGCTGGAGGGCGATTTCGTCGGCCGCGGCGGCGATTTCTTCAAGCGCGGCTGGTGGATCTGGGCGGTCTCGCTGGCCTATCCAATGCTGCTGTATGTCCTCGCTCGCTCATCCGAGCGCCCAGGCGTGCCTGCCGGCGATGGAAGCGGCCGCACCATGGTGAACAATTCCAGCGCGACGGGGCTGCTCATCATCCTCGGCGTTGTCGTCGCCTTTCTGCTGTATCCTTCGCTCTACGCCGCCTTCAAAGGCGCGCAATGGCGCTGGTGGATCGACGGGCTGCGCCTCGGCGGAATTCGCCTCGAGAGCAAGCTCGACACGACCAGGCTGCTGACCAACTACTACGCTCTGTTCGCCATCGTCGTCGGCCTGACCATTGTCGCGATCGTTCTCGTGATCGTGGCGGCCAAGATGACCGGCTTCCAGGGCGCCGTAACCCCAGGTCGGCAATTTCCCATCGGGACAATGACCGCCTGGATCGGCGTCTATGTCGCGACCTTTCTCGCGATCGGTGTCGCCTCGCGTATCTTTCTCACACAGCGCGTCTGGAAGCTCGTCGCGAGCTCGGTCGTCGTCCATGATCTCGCGGAAGCGGAGGATGTCGCGATGCACGCCAGCGTCACGCCGAGCGCCATCGGCGAGGGTTTCGCCGATAGTCTCGACGTCGTCGGCTTCTGA